In one window of Qipengyuania profundimaris DNA:
- the mltG gene encoding endolytic transglycosylase MltG: MKKTGALIIGAVAALVLAIGAIWFASGWWGGADVEEDTNFIVPSGATLTSVANKLEDEGLIGSADGFLLRAKILGSGDPIKAGEFLLPSGASPARILDTFQHGEVIRRFVTIPEGLPSIMVYERLMAEDLLTGEIPVPAEGSVLPDTYDFERGESRGEVLARMQAAMKNYLAEAWPKRGDDIAVDSIEEAVILASIVEKETGVARERKMVAGLYSNRVKDGMLLQADPTIIYPITKGKPLGRRIRQSEIAAINDYNTYTMVGLPKGPITNPGRESIAAVLNPAETTARYMVADGTGGHAFAETLDEHNANVAKWFEIRRERGEM; encoded by the coding sequence GTGAAAAAGACCGGTGCGCTGATTATCGGCGCGGTTGCCGCGCTCGTCCTGGCGATCGGCGCGATCTGGTTCGCCTCCGGCTGGTGGGGCGGCGCGGATGTCGAGGAGGATACGAACTTCATCGTCCCCTCCGGCGCGACGCTGACTTCGGTCGCGAACAAGCTGGAGGACGAGGGGCTTATCGGTTCTGCCGACGGCTTCCTGCTGCGTGCGAAAATTCTCGGTTCGGGCGATCCGATCAAGGCGGGCGAGTTCTTGCTGCCGTCGGGCGCCAGCCCCGCGCGCATTCTCGACACGTTCCAGCACGGCGAGGTGATCCGGCGTTTCGTGACCATTCCCGAAGGCCTGCCCTCGATCATGGTCTACGAGCGGCTCATGGCGGAAGATCTGCTGACCGGCGAGATCCCGGTACCTGCAGAAGGATCGGTCCTGCCCGATACATACGACTTCGAGCGTGGCGAAAGCCGGGGCGAGGTGCTTGCCCGCATGCAGGCGGCGATGAAGAACTACCTCGCCGAAGCCTGGCCCAAGCGCGGCGACGACATCGCCGTCGACAGCATCGAGGAAGCGGTAATCCTCGCTTCGATCGTGGAGAAGGAAACCGGCGTCGCACGCGAGCGCAAAATGGTCGCCGGCCTCTATTCGAACCGCGTGAAGGACGGCATGCTGCTGCAGGCCGATCCGACGATCATCTATCCGATCACCAAGGGCAAGCCGCTAGGCCGCCGGATCCGCCAGTCGGAAATCGCCGCGATCAACGACTACAATACCTACACCATGGTCGGCCTGCCCAAGGGGCCGATTACCAATCCGGGCCGCGAATCCATCGCGGCGGTACTGAACCCGGCGGAGACGACGGCGCGCTATATGGTAGCCGACGGAACCGGCGGCCATGCTTTTGCCGAGACGCTCGACGAGCATAACGCCAATGTTGCGAAGTGGTTCGAGATCCGCCGCGAACGCGGTGAGATGTGA
- a CDS encoding 2'-5' RNA ligase family protein, whose translation MSEGDAPLILTAQLPDDMHPRYTALRDAHFPPERNYLEAHVTLFHALPGMCEGEVVTVCERMARDFAPVPGDIVGLMSLGRGTAIKLESPAMLRLRDLLADGFHGLLTQQDQHRPRLHVTIQNKVSGKEAKALQAQLHGTVLPRSFRFPGLSLFHYRGGPWEHVKTFAFRGKDTA comes from the coding sequence GTGAGCGAGGGCGACGCACCGCTCATCCTGACGGCGCAGCTGCCCGATGACATGCATCCGCGCTACACCGCGCTGCGCGACGCGCATTTTCCGCCCGAGCGTAATTACCTCGAAGCGCATGTGACGCTGTTCCACGCGCTGCCCGGCATGTGCGAGGGCGAGGTGGTCACTGTGTGCGAGCGCATGGCGCGCGACTTCGCTCCGGTGCCGGGTGACATTGTGGGCCTCATGTCGCTCGGGCGGGGGACGGCGATCAAGCTCGAAAGCCCGGCGATGCTGCGCCTGCGCGACCTGCTCGCCGACGGTTTCCACGGCCTCCTCACCCAGCAGGACCAGCACCGGCCCCGCCTGCACGTCACTATCCAGAACAAGGTCAGCGGCAAGGAGGCCAAGGCCTTGCAAGCGCAGCTCCATGGCACGGTCCTGCCGCGCAGTTTCCGTTTTCCCGGCCTCTCCCTGTTCCACTACCGTGGCGGTCCGTGGGAGCATGTGAAGACCTTCGCATTCCGCGGCAAAGACACCGCGTAA
- a CDS encoding NAD-dependent epimerase/dehydratase family protein: MDDHQHAGRNEGATGPIALTGASGFVGRAVVEALRRQGSRILALGNPASAPELEGVDWVPVNLLDPPTVKATLAHHKPCALIHAAWARSEGAGLWNLEANWAWRDASAALLRAFWEETGGHVVACGTCAEYSPPPEGDCIEDVTPIAPASTYGKAKAELADRARKDAQALGGSIAWARLFYLFGKHEAPSRLVPQVIDRLLAGGIAEIGSGRAVRDFGYVSDIGAGLVALLNSGESGTFNVATGSGVSIASLVDRIGHALGKSDRIALGTLPDRPDEPPRIVADITRLKETTGWSPAFDVASGLSETINWRKRKGPATG, encoded by the coding sequence ATGGACGATCATCAGCATGCTGGCCGAAACGAGGGGGCAACAGGCCCGATTGCCCTTACGGGAGCGAGCGGCTTTGTCGGCCGCGCTGTGGTTGAAGCGCTTAGGCGCCAAGGTTCCCGTATCCTGGCCTTGGGAAATCCTGCGTCCGCTCCGGAACTCGAAGGCGTCGACTGGGTGCCGGTCAATCTGCTCGATCCGCCAACCGTCAAGGCGACCCTCGCTCACCATAAGCCCTGTGCGCTGATCCATGCAGCCTGGGCGCGGTCCGAAGGCGCCGGGCTGTGGAATCTCGAGGCGAACTGGGCGTGGCGCGATGCAAGCGCCGCTCTGCTGAGGGCGTTTTGGGAAGAGACCGGTGGGCATGTTGTGGCCTGCGGCACCTGCGCCGAATACAGCCCGCCTCCCGAAGGCGATTGTATCGAGGATGTGACCCCGATCGCGCCGGCATCGACTTACGGAAAAGCCAAAGCCGAGTTGGCCGATCGTGCCCGGAAGGATGCGCAGGCGCTCGGCGGATCGATCGCCTGGGCGCGATTGTTCTATCTCTTCGGAAAGCATGAGGCCCCGTCTCGCTTGGTACCCCAGGTGATCGACAGGCTGCTAGCCGGAGGAATTGCCGAAATCGGCAGCGGCCGCGCGGTGCGGGACTTCGGATATGTGAGCGACATCGGCGCAGGCCTCGTCGCGCTACTGAACTCCGGCGAGTCTGGTACATTCAACGTCGCGACCGGCTCGGGTGTCTCAATCGCCTCGCTGGTGGACCGGATCGGTCACGCGCTCGGTAAATCGGACCGGATCGCGTTAGGAACCCTCCCCGATCGCCCAGACGAACCGCCGCGGATCGTGGCAGATATCACGCGTCTGAAAGAAACTACTGGTTGGTCGCCAGCCTTCGATGTCGCTTCGGGGCTGAGCGAAACAATCAATTGGCGGAAGCGAAAGGGCCCCGCGACAGGATAG
- the rfbF gene encoding glucose-1-phosphate cytidylyltransferase codes for MKVVILAGGLGTRLSEETSVRPKPMVEIGGKPILWHVMRHYAHFGLNDFVICCGYKGEYIKDYFLSFRNLGSDFTIDLGSGNVEFHSPIEEDWKVTLLDTGAETMTGGRVARTRAVIGDHPFCLTYGDGVSNVPIDKLLEYHANHGKWATVTAVRQPGRFGALGMSSDGVSVTGFREKGVGDGGHINGGFYVCEPQVFEMIDDDATIWEREPMSRLVDLNQLAAFRHDDFWQCMDTLRDKDYLEEIWAQPECPWRMIYEQGSGEPREWVRASAGNAQIPDRILSVV; via the coding sequence ATGAAAGTCGTCATTCTGGCCGGAGGCCTGGGAACGCGCCTCAGCGAAGAAACATCCGTTCGGCCCAAGCCAATGGTCGAAATCGGCGGAAAGCCGATCTTGTGGCACGTCATGCGCCATTACGCGCATTTCGGCCTCAACGACTTCGTCATCTGTTGCGGGTACAAGGGCGAGTATATCAAGGATTATTTCCTCAGCTTCCGCAATCTCGGCAGCGACTTCACCATCGACCTCGGAAGCGGAAATGTGGAATTCCACAGCCCGATCGAGGAAGACTGGAAAGTGACGCTGCTCGATACCGGTGCCGAAACGATGACCGGTGGCCGCGTGGCGCGCACGCGCGCCGTCATCGGCGACCACCCGTTCTGCCTGACCTATGGAGACGGCGTTTCCAACGTACCTATCGATAAATTGTTGGAATATCACGCCAACCACGGCAAATGGGCGACGGTGACCGCAGTACGCCAACCGGGTCGCTTCGGGGCACTTGGAATGAGCAGCGACGGGGTCTCCGTCACAGGTTTCCGCGAAAAGGGCGTGGGCGATGGCGGCCACATCAACGGCGGTTTCTATGTCTGCGAACCGCAGGTCTTCGAAATGATCGACGACGATGCGACGATTTGGGAACGCGAGCCCATGTCACGGCTGGTCGACCTGAACCAACTGGCCGCCTTCCGTCACGACGATTTCTGGCAATGCATGGATACACTTCGGGACAAGGACTACCTCGAAGAAATCTGGGCCCAGCCGGAGTGTCCATGGCGGATGATCTATGAGCAAGGATCAGGCGAACCGCGCGAATGGGTTCGCGCAAGCGCCGGAAATGCCCAGATACCGGATCGGATCCTCTCGGTCGTATGA
- a CDS encoding GMC oxidoreductase gives MQFVSPEQAAAETGWDLVVVGSGFGSLFFLKRYLEKRPDDRVLVLERGHYNTEDWQFQNGVNSDILPEQTFRHAAGSEKPWDFTIGLGGSTNCWWALTPRMHPSDFKVRTATGMGADWPIEYDDLVPYWQEIERFMLIAGPDELDRFYPGTGPYAQPPHHLSTPDEIMIEKGDGYHFAMPAAKLSRAVEGRGRCCSSASCNLCPARAKFTALNAMMETLAHPSVAIAIESKVTHLDVQNGALRAVHFENGGRDYAASCDLCALGANAIHSPFIALRSGIAGHGVGRYLGEKMLVDAEIMLDGVDHFDGGTDTTAFNLSIIEAGRSSDFANSVYLVKNSFKSGLRLDKGRWRQCLPVQMYVEDIFDYENGVSDDGGDEPVVRFKGFSDYAHAGLDHAMKRLPEVFSPLPIEDVRLTGILPTMGHVQGTMRMGNTIEDSVVDAGLIAHSVRNLCVVGTSVFPTTASANPTLSAAALSYRAVDLLLG, from the coding sequence GTGCAGTTCGTCTCTCCCGAACAGGCGGCGGCCGAGACCGGCTGGGATCTCGTCGTGGTCGGTTCGGGCTTCGGCTCGCTGTTCTTCCTCAAGCGCTATCTCGAGAAACGTCCGGATGACCGCGTTCTCGTACTGGAGCGAGGCCACTACAATACGGAAGACTGGCAGTTCCAGAACGGGGTTAACTCCGACATCCTGCCCGAGCAGACCTTCCGTCATGCGGCCGGAAGCGAAAAGCCGTGGGATTTCACCATCGGGCTCGGAGGCAGCACGAATTGCTGGTGGGCGCTTACACCGCGCATGCACCCTTCCGATTTCAAGGTCCGAACTGCGACCGGAATGGGTGCGGATTGGCCGATCGAATACGACGACCTCGTGCCCTATTGGCAGGAGATCGAGCGCTTTATGCTCATCGCTGGACCGGACGAGCTCGACCGTTTCTACCCTGGCACCGGCCCTTACGCCCAGCCGCCCCATCATCTCAGCACGCCCGACGAGATCATGATCGAAAAGGGCGACGGCTATCACTTCGCAATGCCCGCCGCGAAATTGAGCCGTGCGGTCGAGGGACGTGGCCGATGCTGTTCCAGCGCAAGTTGCAATTTGTGCCCGGCGCGGGCCAAGTTCACCGCACTCAATGCCATGATGGAAACGCTGGCGCATCCCTCGGTAGCTATCGCGATCGAGAGCAAGGTAACTCATCTCGACGTGCAGAATGGGGCACTGCGTGCCGTTCATTTCGAAAACGGCGGGCGCGACTATGCCGCCTCTTGCGACCTGTGCGCACTTGGGGCCAACGCCATCCATTCGCCCTTCATCGCCTTGCGCTCAGGAATCGCCGGCCACGGCGTCGGGCGGTATCTGGGCGAAAAGATGCTGGTCGATGCCGAAATCATGCTGGACGGTGTCGATCATTTCGATGGCGGCACCGACACCACCGCATTCAATCTTTCCATCATCGAAGCGGGACGCTCGTCCGACTTCGCCAATTCGGTATATCTCGTGAAGAACAGCTTCAAGAGCGGTTTGCGACTGGACAAAGGCCGGTGGCGCCAATGCCTGCCGGTGCAGATGTATGTAGAGGACATCTTCGACTACGAGAACGGCGTTTCCGACGACGGAGGCGACGAGCCCGTCGTGCGCTTCAAGGGGTTTTCGGATTACGCGCATGCCGGCTTAGACCATGCGATGAAACGCCTGCCCGAGGTATTTTCTCCCCTTCCCATCGAGGATGTTCGCCTGACGGGCATCCTGCCGACCATGGGCCACGTCCAGGGCACGATGCGGATGGGAAATACGATCGAGGATTCCGTGGTCGATGCAGGGCTGATCGCCCACTCGGTACGAAATCTCTGTGTCGTCGGCACTTCCGTTTTCCCCACCACGGCCAGCGCCAACCCGACCCTGTCCGCAGCTGCCCTGTCCTACCGCGCGGTGGACCTCTTGCTGGGATGA
- a CDS encoding DUF707 domain-containing protein, with protein sequence MNGSRPNLVFVRVGAKSLHREWLEEPGQRNWDLQLSQYDDDPEIGRGGDLPLSKDKGTKWDSIYRYLANDPGLLDRYRYIAFMDDDIVFTKRDLNRYFEICEENELLLAQPSLHPDSHVCYPILLQCPFTKLRYTNFVECMATAIRTDYLRTFLPHMESVVSGWGMDRIWTGTMPDPEFRSAVIDEISMIHTRPHATGAVYDAFDDQQISPKQEMERLLSSYDGVPDRMLAYGAMSKTGRRLNATMTQALNGISLMVNALRYRNCGRAFKSGAAMMARAVTLARYQPQPIRKILPEGA encoded by the coding sequence ATGAACGGCTCCAGACCCAACCTCGTCTTTGTGCGCGTCGGCGCAAAATCTCTTCACCGGGAATGGCTGGAAGAACCGGGCCAGCGCAACTGGGACCTGCAACTGAGTCAGTACGACGACGATCCTGAAATCGGTCGCGGGGGGGACCTGCCGCTTTCGAAGGACAAGGGCACGAAGTGGGACAGCATCTATCGATACCTCGCAAACGACCCCGGCTTGCTCGATCGCTACCGCTACATCGCGTTCATGGATGACGACATCGTCTTCACGAAGCGCGATCTTAATCGCTATTTCGAGATTTGTGAGGAGAACGAGCTCCTCCTCGCGCAGCCATCGCTCCACCCGGATAGCCACGTCTGCTATCCCATCCTCCTGCAGTGCCCCTTCACCAAGCTGCGTTATACCAACTTCGTCGAATGCATGGCCACCGCGATCCGCACCGATTACCTGCGGACATTCCTGCCACACATGGAATCTGTGGTGTCGGGTTGGGGCATGGACCGCATCTGGACCGGTACCATGCCCGACCCGGAATTCCGGTCTGCCGTGATCGACGAAATATCGATGATACACACGCGACCCCATGCGACCGGTGCGGTCTACGACGCGTTCGATGACCAGCAAATCTCTCCCAAGCAAGAAATGGAAAGACTGCTGTCGTCCTATGACGGCGTACCCGATCGTATGCTTGCCTATGGCGCGATGTCCAAGACGGGACGGCGGCTGAACGCGACAATGACACAGGCGCTCAACGGAATATCGCTGATGGTCAATGCGCTTCGCTACCGGAATTGCGGCCGGGCCTTCAAAAGCGGCGCGGCGATGATGGCCCGCGCGGTGACACTGGCCCGATACCAGCCGCAACCGATCCGCAAAATACTGCCCGAGGGAGCCTGA